A stretch of Tripterygium wilfordii isolate XIE 37 chromosome 11, ASM1340144v1, whole genome shotgun sequence DNA encodes these proteins:
- the LOC120009702 gene encoding glutamyl-tRNA reductase 1, chloroplastic-like — protein sequence MAIASGCATLAGAKLETLLLNSSLSSSSSAPAALRGHSNNQVWLFCKPARNSRIALAQRGGIRCDASASDVAVESGKVDPSNASTISALEQLKISAADRYTKERSSVVVIGLSVHTAPVEMREKLAIPEAEWPRAIAELCGLNHIEEAAVLSTCNRMEIYVVALSQHRGVKEVTEWMSKTSGIPVSEICQHRFLLYNKDATQHIFEVSAGLDSLVLGEGQILAQVKQVVKVGQGVVGFGRNISGLFKHAITVGKRVRTETNIAAGAVSVSSAAVELALMKLPESAHATARMLVIGAGKMGKLVIKHLVAKGCTKMVVVNRSEERVAAICAELKDVEIIFKPLTEMLTCAAEADVVFTSTASEAPLFLKEHVKDLPPVGPEVGGVRLFIDISVPRNVGSCVTDVEGARVYNVDDLKEVVAANKEDRLRKAMEAQAIISEESKQFEAWRDSLETVPTIKKLRAYAERIRLAELDKCLSKMGDDIPKKTRRAVDDLSRGILNKLLHGPMQHLRCDGSDSRTLSETLENMHALNRMFSLETDLSILEEKIRAKEKQIQK from the exons ATGGCTATTGCGAGTGGTTGTGCTACTTTGGCTGGTGCGAAGCTTGAGACATTGTTGTTGAATTCTTCGTTGTCATCGTCTTCGTCGGCTCCGGCCGCGTTGAGAGGGCATTCGAATAACCAAGTGTGGCTGTTTTGCAAACCAGCTCGGAATAGCAGGATAGCACTGGCTCAGAGAGGAGGGATTAGATGCGATGCCTCTGCGTCTGATGTGGCGGTTGAGTCCGGAAAGGTCGATCCCAGCAATGCCTCCACCATCTCCGCTCTTGAACAGCTCAAAATCTCTGCCGCTGACA GGTATACGAAGGAAAGAAGCAGTGTTGTCGTTATTGGGCTTAGTGTTCATACTGCCCCTGTTGAGatgcgtgaaaaacttgccattcCTGAAGCAGAGTGGCCCCGAGCCATTGCAGAACTGTGTGGTTTAAATCATATAGAAGAGGCTGCTGTTCTTAGCACCTGTAATAGAATGGAGATATATGTTGTGGCTCTGTCTCAGCATCGTGGTGTTAAAGAAGTGACCGAATGGATGTCAAAG ACAAGTGGGATCCCTGTATCAGAGATTTGTCAACACCGGTTTTTACTGTATAACAAGGATGCTACCCAGCATATTTTTGAAGTATCAGCTGGTCTTGATTCTCTAGTCTTAGGAGAAGGTCAAATTCTTGCACAAGTTAAACAGGTTGTCAAAGTTGGGCAGGGAGTTGTTGGCTTTGGGAGGAACATTAGCGGACTGTTCAAGCATGCAATCACTGTTGGAAAGAGGGTTCGAACTGAAACCAATATAGCTGCTGGGGCTGTTTCTGTAAGCTCAGCTGCTGTTGAACTGGCCTTAATGAAGCTTCCTGAATCTGCACATGCTACTGCCAGAATGTTGGTAATTGGAGCTGGCAAGATGGGTAAGCTAGTGATCAAGCACTTAGTAGCAAAAGGGTGCACAAAGATGGTTGTTGTAAACAGAAGTGAGGAGAGAGTTGCTGCAATCTGTGCGGAGCTGAAGGATGTAGAAATTATTTTTAAACCTCTCACTGAAATGCTAACGTGTGCTGCTGAAGCTGATGTGGTTTTCACAAGCACAGCATCAGAAGCACCATTGTTTTTAAAAGAGCATGTCAAAGATCTTCCCCCGGTTGGTCCAGAAGTTGGAGGTGTGAGGCTCTTTATTGATATATCTGTACCACGAAATGTGGGTTCATGTGTCACAGACGTTGAAGGTGCACGAGTGTACAATGTGGATGACCTTAAGGAGGTTGTTGCTGCTAATAAAGAGGATCGGCTACGTAAAGCCATGGAAGCTCAGGCAATTATTTCCGAGGAATCAAAACAGTTCGAAGCGTGGAGGGATTCATTGGAAACTGTTCCAACTATCAAGAAATTGAGGGCCTATGCAGAGAGAATCAGACTTGCAGAACTTGATAAATGCTTGTCAAAAATGGGTGATGATATCCCAAAGAAAACAAGGAGAGCAGTGGATGATCTTAGCCGTGGTATACTGAACAAGCTCCTTCATGGTCCCATGCAGCATCTTAGATGTGATGGAAGTGACAGTCGGACTTTGAGCGAAACACTTGAGAATATGCATGCACTTAATAGAATGTTCAGCCTGGAAACAGATTTATCTATATTGGAGGAGAAGATTCGAGCCAAGGAAAAACAAATCCAGAAGTAA